Proteins encoded within one genomic window of Saccharopolyspora pogona:
- a CDS encoding helix-turn-helix domain-containing protein — MFLGEALRQLREDSGRSLDAAAAHIGKNRQRLIRLLDGKATLTRDELEKLITFLGAGKQLRRELAALGEEARKKPNDEPYTDLGPGAYRRVAYLEAMATTVRSYEKGIFPALVQSPAYVEALMELSHGIWWDEAADQERLDRAAIRLERQRRVFESKKDKEVHLLFTDDAFDAVVGSSEVMREQVTHVLSMVDAQPRLTVQVVPAAVRNNPAQHGGLTLFGFGEVLRTIGSLPVVYGPATYFDKEPDTRCLERAFAKLCELALSRSETVHFMKRKLQKGS; from the coding sequence TTGTTCCTCGGTGAGGCGTTGCGGCAGTTGCGCGAGGATTCGGGTCGGTCGCTCGATGCTGCGGCGGCGCACATCGGGAAGAACCGGCAACGCCTGATCCGGCTGTTGGACGGCAAAGCCACGCTGACGCGGGACGAACTGGAAAAGCTGATCACCTTTCTCGGCGCGGGCAAGCAGCTCCGTCGTGAGCTGGCCGCGCTCGGCGAGGAAGCACGCAAGAAGCCGAACGACGAGCCGTACACCGACCTCGGCCCGGGTGCCTACCGGCGAGTCGCGTACCTGGAGGCGATGGCTACGACCGTCCGCTCCTACGAGAAGGGAATCTTCCCTGCGCTGGTCCAATCCCCGGCGTACGTGGAGGCGCTTATGGAGCTGTCGCACGGCATCTGGTGGGATGAAGCCGCTGATCAGGAACGTCTCGATCGCGCCGCGATCAGGTTGGAGAGGCAGCGCAGGGTTTTCGAGTCCAAAAAGGACAAGGAAGTGCACCTGCTGTTCACCGACGATGCATTCGACGCGGTCGTTGGCAGTTCGGAGGTCATGCGTGAGCAGGTCACCCACGTCTTGAGCATGGTTGATGCTCAGCCAAGACTGACCGTGCAGGTCGTTCCCGCTGCTGTGCGAAACAACCCAGCACAGCACGGAGGGCTCACGCTGTTCGGGTTTGGCGAGGTGCTGCGGACCATTGGTTCGCTGCCAGTCGTGTACGGTCCGGCAACCTACTTCGACAAGGAGCCCGACACACGTTGCCTGGAGCGTGCATTCGCGAAGCTTTGCGAGCTTGCGCTGAGTCGGTCGGAAACAGTTCACTTTATGAAGCGCAAACTTCAGAAGGGAAGCTGA
- a CDS encoding cytochrome P450, with product MIEINSAFVTEPRATYARLRSQGPVHRATAPDGTSIWLVTRYADVRAALADPRLSLDKKNSGGGYRGFSLPPALDANLLNMDAPEHARLRASSARRSLRAGSSRCVPGSSRSPTSCWTP from the coding sequence GTGATCGAGATCAACTCCGCATTCGTCACCGAACCCCGAGCCACTTACGCCCGGCTCCGCTCGCAGGGCCCCGTGCACCGCGCCACGGCTCCGGACGGCACCTCGATCTGGCTGGTCACCCGCTACGCGGACGTGCGCGCGGCGCTGGCCGATCCGCGGCTGTCGCTGGACAAGAAGAACTCCGGCGGCGGCTACCGGGGCTTCTCGCTGCCGCCCGCGCTGGACGCGAACCTGCTCAACATGGATGCGCCGGAGCACGCGAGGCTGCGCGCATCATCGGCAAGGCGTTCGCTCCGCGCCGGATCGAGCCGCTGCGTCCCCGGGTCCAGCAGATCGCCGACGAGCTGCTGGACGCCCTGA
- a CDS encoding fumarate reductase/succinate dehydrogenase flavoprotein subunit, whose translation MVEIERHEYDVVVIGAGGAGLRAAIETRSQGLRTAVVCKSLFGKAHTVMAEGGIAASMGNVNSRDNWQVHFRDTMRGGKFLNNWRMAELHAKEAPQRVWELETYGALFDRTPDGRISQRNFGGHEYPRLAHVGDRTGLELIRTLQQKIVSLQQEDHAEHGDYEARIKVFQECTVTELLKDDGRIAGAFGYWRESGRFVLLQAPVVILATGGIGKSFKVTSNSWEYTGDGHALALRAGASLINMEFVQFHPTGMVWPPSVKGILVTESVRGDGGVLRNSEGRRFMFDYIPEVFKDNYADNEDEADRWYDDPDNNRRPPELLPRDEVARAINNEVKEGRGSQHGGVFLDVATRLPAEQITKRLPSMYHQFKELADVDITAESMEVGPTCHYVMGGVEVDPDTAASRVPGLFAAGEVAGGMHGSNRLGGNSLSDLLVFGRRAGAGAAEYVAGLGARPDIGQSDVDAAARRAQDPFESAAAPNAENPYALHAELQQVMNDLVGIIRKGEEMRQALERLRDLKARAEHLAVEGNRQFNPGWHLALDLRNMLLVSECVARAALLRTESRGGHTRDDHPVMESKWRRKLLVCGIGDEQVEVVEQSQDPMRGDLLELFKVEELRKYYTEEELAYVEVKGL comes from the coding sequence ATGGTGGAGATCGAACGGCACGAGTACGACGTCGTCGTGATCGGCGCCGGTGGTGCGGGCCTGCGCGCGGCGATCGAGACGCGGTCCCAGGGCTTGCGCACGGCAGTGGTGTGCAAGTCGTTGTTCGGCAAGGCCCACACGGTGATGGCCGAGGGCGGCATCGCCGCGTCGATGGGCAACGTCAACTCCCGCGACAACTGGCAGGTTCACTTCCGCGACACCATGCGCGGCGGGAAGTTCCTGAACAACTGGCGGATGGCGGAGCTGCACGCGAAGGAAGCGCCGCAGCGGGTGTGGGAGCTTGAGACCTACGGCGCGCTGTTCGACCGAACCCCGGACGGCCGGATCAGCCAGCGCAACTTCGGCGGTCACGAGTACCCGCGGCTGGCGCACGTCGGCGACCGCACCGGGCTGGAGCTGATCCGCACGTTGCAGCAGAAGATCGTGTCGCTGCAACAGGAAGACCACGCCGAGCACGGCGACTACGAGGCCCGGATCAAGGTCTTCCAGGAGTGCACGGTCACCGAGTTGCTCAAGGACGACGGCCGGATCGCCGGGGCGTTCGGGTACTGGCGGGAGTCCGGGCGGTTCGTGCTGCTCCAGGCGCCGGTGGTCATCCTCGCCACCGGCGGGATCGGCAAGTCGTTCAAGGTGACCTCGAACTCGTGGGAGTACACCGGCGACGGGCACGCGCTGGCGCTGCGAGCCGGGGCGTCGCTGATCAACATGGAGTTCGTGCAGTTCCACCCGACCGGCATGGTGTGGCCGCCGAGCGTGAAGGGCATCCTGGTCACCGAGTCGGTGCGCGGCGACGGCGGCGTGCTGCGCAACTCCGAGGGCCGCCGGTTCATGTTCGACTACATCCCCGAGGTCTTCAAGGACAACTACGCGGACAACGAGGACGAAGCCGACCGCTGGTACGACGACCCGGACAACAACCGCCGCCCGCCGGAGCTGCTGCCGCGCGACGAGGTGGCGCGCGCGATCAACAACGAGGTGAAGGAAGGCCGGGGTTCGCAGCACGGCGGGGTGTTCCTCGACGTGGCGACCCGGTTGCCCGCGGAGCAGATCACCAAGCGGCTGCCGTCGATGTACCACCAGTTCAAGGAACTGGCCGACGTGGACATCACCGCGGAGTCCATGGAGGTCGGCCCGACCTGCCACTACGTGATGGGCGGCGTGGAGGTGGACCCGGACACCGCGGCGTCCCGGGTGCCGGGGCTGTTCGCGGCCGGCGAGGTGGCCGGCGGGATGCACGGGTCCAACCGGCTGGGCGGCAACTCGCTGTCCGATCTGCTGGTCTTCGGCCGCCGCGCGGGCGCCGGTGCCGCCGAGTACGTCGCGGGGCTCGGGGCGCGGCCGGACATCGGCCAGTCCGATGTGGACGCTGCGGCCCGTCGCGCGCAGGACCCGTTCGAGTCCGCTGCCGCGCCGAACGCGGAGAACCCCTACGCGCTGCACGCCGAGCTGCAGCAGGTGATGAACGACCTGGTCGGCATCATCCGCAAGGGCGAGGAGATGCGGCAGGCGCTGGAGAGGTTGCGGGACCTCAAGGCCCGCGCCGAACACCTCGCGGTGGAGGGCAACCGGCAGTTCAACCCGGGCTGGCACCTGGCCCTGGACCTGCGCAACATGCTGCTGGTCAGCGAATGCGTGGCGCGGGCGGCGCTGCTGCGCACCGAGAGCCGCGGCGGCCACACCCGCGACGACCATCCGGTGATGGAGTCGAAGTGGCGGCGCAAGCTGCTCGTGTGCGGCATCGGCGACGAGCAGGTCGAGGTCGTCGAGCAGTCGCAGGATCCGATGCGCGGGGACCTGCTGGAGCTGTTCAAGGTCGAGGAACTGCGCAAGTACTACACCGAGGAAGAACTGGCGTACGTCGAGGTGAAGGGGCTCTGA
- a CDS encoding RraA family protein has product MDALEPNVLAALRRYDTPTMANAIETFDIRPHDTGYAGHEIRCIFPDLPVMVGYAATGTIRARGDEPGHGPDLVWNHVRQIPGPRVVVLQDLDDPPGHGAFWGEVMATTFDALGCEGVVTNGCVRDLDEAHAVGFRFFAGSVGVSHGYVRTEEVGIPVSVGGLQVSPGDLLHADKHGVLLIPREIAADLPAAADRVIAREQKFLVWVKSPEFEPDDNMIGRLRH; this is encoded by the coding sequence GTGGATGCACTGGAGCCGAACGTCCTAGCGGCGTTGCGACGCTACGACACCCCGACGATGGCCAACGCGATCGAAACCTTCGACATCCGCCCGCACGACACCGGCTACGCCGGCCACGAGATCCGCTGCATCTTCCCCGACCTGCCGGTGATGGTCGGCTACGCCGCCACCGGCACCATCCGCGCCCGGGGTGACGAGCCCGGCCACGGCCCGGACCTGGTGTGGAACCACGTGCGCCAGATCCCCGGGCCGCGCGTGGTAGTGCTCCAGGACCTCGACGACCCGCCGGGGCACGGCGCGTTCTGGGGCGAGGTCATGGCCACCACCTTCGACGCGCTGGGCTGCGAGGGCGTGGTGACCAACGGCTGCGTCCGCGACCTCGACGAGGCGCACGCCGTCGGCTTCCGCTTCTTCGCCGGTTCCGTCGGCGTCTCGCACGGTTACGTGCGCACCGAGGAGGTCGGCATCCCGGTGTCCGTCGGCGGCCTGCAGGTCTCTCCCGGCGACCTCCTGCACGCCGACAAGCACGGCGTCCTGCTCATCCCCCGTGAAATCGCGGCGGACCTCCCGGCCGCGGCGGATCGGGTCATCGCCCGCGAGCAGAAGTTCCTGGTCTGGGTCAAATCCCCCGAGTTCGAACCGGACGACAACATGATCGGCCGCCTCCGCCACTGA
- a CDS encoding GNAT family N-acetyltransferase: protein MPFAVGAVGARAEIEIRRAHGRDYRYAGYVLRPENEESTEMWTTRPETNADVPAIRAVNLEAFPTALEADLIEALRKDPAWIDGLSIVAEDANGEVVGHSLLTRNHVDGFPALTLGPCAVLRRYQRTGAGTAAIRAGLEAARAMDEKLVLVLGHPEYYPRFGFKRASEFGIGLTIEVPDEAMMALPLDPEAEIPSGKVEYPAPFGI from the coding sequence GTGCCCTTCGCCGTTGGTGCGGTCGGGGCCCGAGCCGAGATCGAGATTCGCCGAGCGCACGGCCGCGACTACCGCTACGCCGGCTATGTCCTGCGTCCCGAGAACGAGGAGAGCACCGAGATGTGGACCACCCGCCCGGAGACCAACGCCGACGTCCCAGCGATCCGCGCGGTCAACCTCGAGGCCTTCCCGACCGCCCTGGAGGCGGACTTGATCGAGGCGCTGCGCAAGGATCCGGCGTGGATCGACGGACTGTCCATTGTGGCCGAGGACGCGAACGGTGAGGTCGTCGGCCACTCGCTGCTCACGCGCAACCACGTCGACGGCTTCCCGGCGCTGACCCTCGGGCCGTGCGCGGTGCTGCGGCGTTACCAGCGCACCGGAGCCGGTACGGCGGCGATCCGGGCCGGGCTGGAAGCGGCACGCGCGATGGACGAGAAACTGGTCCTGGTGCTCGGGCATCCCGAGTACTACCCGCGCTTCGGGTTCAAGAGGGCGTCGGAGTTCGGGATCGGCTTGACGATCGAGGTCCCGGACGAGGCCATGATGGCTCTCCCCCTCGACCCGGAAGCCGAAATCCCCAGCGGCAAGGTCGAGTACCCGGCCCCGTTCGGCATCTGA
- a CDS encoding helix-turn-helix domain-containing protein — protein MGKRTGWREIRDELLAEPGAAEAYEAARIAFELGRSTREMREARNWTQAQLAAAGMTQPAVARFGAGGTVPTIPVLERLARALGTELVVRFAEPRSSD, from the coding sequence ATGGGCAAGCGGACTGGGTGGCGGGAGATTCGGGACGAGCTGCTTGCCGAGCCCGGTGCTGCCGAGGCTTACGAGGCTGCTCGCATCGCCTTCGAACTCGGCAGGTCCACGCGGGAGATGCGGGAGGCGCGGAACTGGACGCAGGCGCAGCTCGCCGCCGCTGGGATGACGCAGCCGGCGGTCGCTCGGTTCGGGGCGGGAGGCACGGTCCCGACGATCCCCGTTCTGGAGCGGCTCGCGCGTGCTCTCGGGACCGAGCTCGTGGTGCGCTTCGCGGAACCGCGCAGCAGCGACTGA
- a CDS encoding (2Fe-2S)-binding protein translates to MQVSINVNGEQRSHEVEDRTLLVQYLRDDCGLTGTNIGCDTTSCGACTVLLDGESVKSCTVLAAQADGHEVTTIEGLADGEELHPMQRAFQQKHGLQCGFCTPGMVMASVSLVEENPNLTEAEVRAGLEGNLCRCTGYHNIVEAVLTAAKEKSGAAE, encoded by the coding sequence GTGCAAGTTTCGATCAACGTCAACGGCGAGCAGCGCAGCCACGAGGTCGAGGACCGCACGCTGCTCGTCCAGTACCTGCGGGACGACTGCGGCCTGACCGGCACCAACATCGGCTGCGACACAACGTCGTGCGGGGCGTGCACGGTGCTGCTGGACGGCGAGTCGGTGAAGTCGTGCACCGTGCTGGCGGCCCAGGCCGACGGCCACGAGGTCACCACCATCGAGGGCCTGGCCGACGGCGAGGAGCTGCACCCGATGCAGCGCGCCTTCCAGCAGAAGCACGGGCTGCAGTGCGGGTTCTGCACGCCGGGCATGGTGATGGCTTCGGTGTCCCTCGTCGAGGAGAACCCGAACCTGACCGAGGCCGAGGTACGCGCCGGGCTGGAGGGCAACCTCTGCCGGTGCACCGGCTACCACAACATCGTCGAAGCCGTGCTGACCGCGGCCAAGGAGAAGTCGGGGGCCGCGGAATGA
- a CDS encoding aldolase/citrate lyase family protein has product MHQRRHSLPHHEALDAGTQRIIAPMINTAGDARRAVEAAKYPPVGSRSWGPTRAAFDVDDYTPEAGNRRTVLAAMIETPDGVRSMDAFLSTPGIDAAYIGPSDLVLGHGMEPTLAVRGTEHEQLARSILDSCERNGVVTGIHCDSVQTVQRWQDLGFGMTTLASDAVLLRGAASAGRRQLTGQAEEAGGANNYA; this is encoded by the coding sequence GTGCACCAGCGCCGTCACAGCCTCCCGCATCATGAAGCGCTGGACGCGGGCACGCAGCGCATCATCGCGCCCATGATCAACACCGCCGGGGACGCCCGCCGCGCGGTCGAGGCGGCGAAGTACCCGCCGGTGGGTTCGCGCAGCTGGGGCCCTACCCGGGCGGCCTTCGACGTCGACGACTACACGCCGGAGGCCGGCAACCGGCGAACCGTGCTGGCCGCGATGATCGAGACCCCGGACGGCGTGCGGAGCATGGACGCGTTCCTGTCCACCCCGGGCATCGACGCTGCCTACATCGGCCCCTCCGACCTGGTTCTCGGGCACGGCATGGAGCCGACGCTGGCGGTCCGCGGGACCGAGCACGAGCAGCTCGCCCGCTCCATTTTGGACAGTTGCGAGCGGAACGGGGTGGTGACGGGCATCCATTGTGACAGCGTCCAAACCGTGCAACGCTGGCAAGACCTGGGCTTCGGCATGACGACGCTGGCCTCCGACGCGGTCCTGCTCCGCGGGGCGGCCTCCGCCGGAAGGCGCCAGCTGACGGGGCAAGCAGAGGAGGCTGGGGGCGCGAACAACTACGCCTGA
- a CDS encoding xanthine dehydrogenase family protein molybdopterin-binding subunit, with protein sequence MSILGTRVERREDPRLLTVGGTYVDDLRDPALDGALHVTYVRSPLAHAKITGIDTSAAWELPGVVGVFTAADVDLPPFPPNAGISGPPPAAMARPHLASGTVRYVGEPVAVVLTETWALGEDAAELVSGDYEPLDPVVDVGDALRDEVLLFPEAGTNVTGTSGELDDSLFEGCEVVVTRQIENQRVAAAPLEVRTAACAWDGHKVTLWLSNQNAQSCRDELMANLGLPQEQVRVITPDVGGGFGAKIGVEQEAALLAFLAKRADRPVKWVESRSENLVAMTHGRAQRQVVTIGGRRDGTVLAYRLEIIQDVGAYPRMGAFLPLLTRFMVSGVYDIPKVESIARAVVTNTTPIGAYRGAGRPEATAAVERAMDLFAAETGVDPAEVRRRNLVRPEQFPYSTPGGMTYDTGEYLKGLVAVLEAADYRALREEQAERRAEGATHQLGIGLASYVEITAPNNTEGETGHVEIRPDGSVLVLTGSSPHGQGHWTSYAMLVSDQLGIDLDKIEVVHGDTDLIPKRVGTMGSRSLQLGGSAVHRAAVDVKEKARKLAAELIEIDEADLELTDGSWQVRGTPNVSLSWAELAQRAEDGLAADVHFTEDRPTFPFGSHLAVVEVDTETGKVNYLRHVTVDDAGVIINPILTEGQRHGGIAQGAAQALLEEVSYDADGNPQNANLADYAFITAAELPSFELLTMETPTTLNPLGVKGIGEAGTIGATPAVHNAVVDAVSHLGVRHIDMPTTPERVWKAIQVHS encoded by the coding sequence TTGAGCATTCTCGGCACCCGGGTCGAACGCCGTGAGGACCCGCGCCTCCTCACCGTCGGCGGCACCTACGTGGACGACCTGCGAGACCCAGCGCTGGACGGGGCCCTGCACGTCACCTACGTGCGCAGCCCGCTGGCGCACGCCAAGATCACCGGGATCGACACCTCGGCGGCCTGGGAACTGCCCGGCGTGGTCGGCGTGTTCACCGCCGCCGACGTCGACCTCCCGCCCTTCCCGCCGAACGCCGGCATCAGCGGGCCCCCACCTGCGGCGATGGCGCGTCCGCATCTTGCCAGCGGCACGGTCCGCTACGTCGGTGAACCGGTGGCCGTGGTGCTCACCGAGACCTGGGCGCTGGGCGAGGACGCCGCCGAACTCGTCTCCGGCGACTACGAACCGCTGGACCCGGTGGTCGACGTCGGCGACGCGCTGCGCGACGAGGTTCTGCTGTTCCCGGAAGCGGGCACCAACGTCACCGGCACCAGCGGCGAACTGGACGACTCGTTGTTCGAGGGCTGCGAGGTCGTGGTCACCAGGCAGATCGAGAACCAGCGCGTCGCCGCCGCGCCCCTGGAGGTGCGCACCGCCGCCTGCGCGTGGGACGGCCACAAGGTCACGCTGTGGTTGTCCAACCAGAACGCGCAGAGCTGCCGGGACGAGCTGATGGCGAACCTGGGGCTGCCACAGGAGCAGGTCCGGGTGATCACCCCCGACGTCGGCGGCGGCTTCGGCGCCAAGATCGGCGTCGAGCAGGAGGCCGCGCTGCTCGCTTTCCTTGCCAAGCGGGCCGACCGCCCGGTGAAGTGGGTGGAGAGCCGCAGCGAGAACCTGGTCGCGATGACGCACGGCCGCGCGCAGCGGCAGGTGGTGACCATCGGCGGGCGCCGCGACGGCACCGTGCTCGCCTACCGGCTGGAGATCATCCAGGACGTCGGGGCCTACCCGCGGATGGGCGCGTTCCTGCCGCTGTTAACCCGGTTCATGGTCAGCGGCGTCTACGACATCCCGAAGGTGGAGTCGATCGCCCGCGCGGTGGTCACCAACACCACCCCGATCGGCGCCTACCGGGGCGCGGGGAGGCCCGAGGCGACCGCGGCGGTGGAGCGCGCGATGGACCTGTTCGCCGCCGAGACCGGCGTCGACCCGGCCGAGGTGCGCCGCCGCAACCTGGTGCGCCCCGAGCAGTTCCCGTACAGCACGCCGGGCGGCATGACCTACGACACCGGCGAGTACCTCAAGGGCCTGGTCGCGGTGCTGGAAGCCGCCGACTACCGGGCGCTGCGTGAGGAGCAGGCCGAGCGCCGCGCCGAAGGCGCCACGCACCAACTGGGCATCGGGCTGGCCAGCTACGTGGAGATCACCGCGCCGAACAACACCGAGGGCGAGACCGGGCATGTCGAGATCCGCCCGGACGGCAGCGTCCTGGTACTCACCGGCAGCTCCCCGCACGGGCAGGGCCACTGGACCTCCTACGCGATGTTGGTGTCCGACCAGCTGGGCATCGACCTCGACAAGATCGAGGTCGTGCACGGCGACACCGACCTGATCCCCAAGCGTGTGGGCACCATGGGCTCCCGCTCGCTGCAGCTGGGCGGGTCGGCGGTGCACCGGGCCGCGGTGGACGTCAAGGAGAAGGCCCGCAAGCTGGCCGCGGAGCTGATCGAGATCGACGAGGCCGATCTCGAACTCACCGACGGCTCGTGGCAGGTGCGCGGCACGCCGAACGTCTCGCTGTCCTGGGCGGAGCTGGCCCAGCGCGCCGAGGACGGGCTGGCCGCCGACGTGCACTTCACCGAGGACCGGCCGACGTTCCCGTTCGGCTCCCACCTCGCGGTGGTCGAAGTGGATACCGAAACCGGCAAGGTGAACTATCTTCGGCACGTGACCGTCGACGACGCCGGAGTGATCATCAACCCGATCCTCACCGAGGGGCAACGGCACGGGGGCATCGCGCAGGGCGCCGCCCAAGCCCTGCTGGAGGAGGTCTCCTACGACGCCGACGGAAACCCGCAGAACGCCAACCTCGCCGACTACGCCTTCATCACGGCGGCCGAACTGCCGAGCTTCGAGCTGCTCACGATGGAAACGCCGACCACGCTCAACCCGTTGGGCGTCAAGGGGATCGGCGAGGCCGGCACTATCGGCGCCACCCCGGCGGTGCACAACGCCGTGGTCGACGCCGTGTCCCACCTCGGGGTCAGGCACATCGACATGCCCACCACGCCAGAACGGGTGTGGAAAGCGATCCAAGTCCATTCATGA
- a CDS encoding FAD binding domain-containing protein, which translates to MIPAAFTYKKANTVEEALSLLAEHGDDAKLLAGGHSLLPLMKLRLSVPEVLIDLGGLRGLSYIREEGSEIRIGALTRHHDLEHSELLTREVPLLAHAAGTIGDPQVRHRGTIGGSLVHGDPASDLPAVALALDAVLVAQGSSGTREIPATEFFTDFFETALGEDELLVEIRVAKNPSQGWDFQKFTKRAIDWAVVGVAVAGQRVALVNMGPTPMRARGVEETLASGASAAEAAERAAEDTSPPDQASASADYRRHLAKVLVRRALEAAAARGA; encoded by the coding sequence ATGATCCCTGCCGCGTTCACCTACAAGAAGGCCAACACCGTCGAGGAGGCGCTGAGCCTGCTCGCCGAGCACGGCGACGACGCGAAGCTGCTCGCCGGCGGGCATTCGCTGCTGCCGCTGATGAAGCTGCGGCTGTCTGTGCCGGAGGTGCTGATCGACCTCGGCGGGCTGCGCGGCCTGTCCTACATCCGCGAGGAGGGCTCGGAGATCCGGATCGGGGCGCTGACCCGGCACCACGACCTGGAGCACTCCGAGCTGCTGACGCGCGAGGTCCCGCTGCTGGCGCACGCCGCAGGCACCATCGGCGACCCGCAGGTCCGCCACCGCGGCACCATCGGCGGCTCGCTTGTGCACGGCGACCCGGCCTCCGACCTGCCCGCGGTGGCGCTCGCGCTGGACGCGGTGCTGGTCGCGCAGGGCTCGTCGGGGACCCGCGAGATCCCGGCGACGGAGTTCTTCACCGACTTCTTCGAAACCGCGCTCGGCGAAGACGAGCTGCTGGTGGAGATCCGGGTCGCGAAGAACCCCTCGCAGGGCTGGGACTTCCAGAAGTTCACCAAGCGCGCCATCGACTGGGCGGTGGTCGGCGTAGCCGTCGCCGGTCAGCGCGTAGCGCTGGTGAACATGGGCCCGACGCCGATGCGGGCGCGCGGCGTGGAGGAGACGCTGGCGAGCGGGGCAAGCGCCGCCGAAGCCGCGGAGCGGGCGGCGGAGGACACGTCGCCGCCGGACCAGGCAAGCGCCAGCGCCGACTACCGGAGGCACCTGGCGAAGGTGCTGGTGCGCCGGGCGCTGGAAGCCGCCGCGGCACGCGGCGCGTAG
- a CDS encoding succinate dehydrogenase/fumarate reductase iron-sulfur subunit encodes MGYQAHFRVWRGSDDGELRDYTVEVNEGEVVLDIIHRLQATQCPDMAVRWNCKAGKCGSCSAEINGRPRLMCMTRMSTFEPAETITVTPMRTFPLVKDLVTDVSYNYVKAREVPSFAPPEGLEPGEYRMQQVDVQRSQEFRKCIECFLCQNTCHVIRDHDDNKQAFSGPRFLMRVAELEMHPLDAAENRPEEAHGEHGLGLCNITKCCTDVCPENIQITDNALIPLKERVADRRYDPILRLFRRKKD; translated from the coding sequence ATGGGATACCAGGCGCACTTCCGGGTGTGGCGCGGTTCGGACGACGGCGAGCTCCGCGACTACACCGTGGAGGTCAACGAGGGCGAGGTGGTGCTCGACATCATCCACCGGTTGCAGGCCACCCAGTGCCCGGACATGGCGGTGCGGTGGAACTGCAAGGCGGGCAAGTGCGGCTCGTGCTCGGCGGAGATCAACGGCCGCCCCCGGCTGATGTGCATGACCCGGATGTCGACGTTCGAGCCGGCCGAGACGATCACGGTCACGCCGATGCGGACGTTCCCGCTGGTCAAGGACCTCGTCACGGACGTGTCCTACAACTATGTGAAGGCCCGCGAGGTCCCGTCGTTCGCGCCGCCGGAAGGCCTGGAGCCGGGCGAGTACCGGATGCAGCAGGTGGACGTGCAGCGGTCGCAGGAGTTCCGCAAGTGCATCGAGTGCTTCCTGTGCCAGAACACCTGCCACGTCATCCGCGACCACGACGACAACAAGCAGGCGTTCTCCGGGCCCCGCTTCCTGATGCGGGTGGCGGAGCTCGAAATGCACCCGCTGGACGCGGCGGAGAACCGCCCGGAGGAAGCACACGGCGAACACGGCCTGGGCCTGTGCAACATCACCAAGTGCTGCACGGATGTCTGCCCGGAGAACATCCAGATCACCGACAACGCGCTGATCCCGCTGAAGGAGCGGGTGGCGGACCGCCGCTACGACCCGATCCTGCGCCTCTTCCGCCGCAAGAAGGACTGA
- a CDS encoding DUF397 domain-containing protein: protein MADTGWFKSSYSSNNSDNCVEVRIVAGDEWLKSSYSGGGNDHCVEVRLGRGAVGVRDSKDRGGPALWVGASGWGSFVGRIKAGGFDAA, encoded by the coding sequence ATGGCGGACACCGGATGGTTCAAGAGCAGCTACAGCTCCAACAACAGTGACAACTGTGTTGAGGTTCGGATCGTCGCTGGTGATGAGTGGTTAAAGAGCAGCTACAGCGGTGGCGGCAATGATCACTGCGTCGAGGTGCGGCTCGGGCGTGGCGCCGTGGGCGTTCGGGACTCGAAGGACCGGGGCGGGCCCGCGTTGTGGGTCGGGGCGTCCGGCTGGGGTTCGTTCGTCGGGCGCATCAAGGCCGGGGGCTTCGACGCCGCGTAG